The following coding sequences are from one Devosia yakushimensis window:
- a CDS encoding ABC transporter ATP-binding protein — protein sequence MSHNLLELDHVTKRYGVGGLFSRQSITAVNDVSFSLASDTPEIFAIVGESGSGKSTMAKMILGNEVPDGGRLVFDGTDIGTIRTRAQREAFMTRVQPVFQNPFEAFNPLTHVDTYLYATARRFTGADTRAQQEIKADEALQRVGLSLAELKGRFSHELSGGQLQRVAVARALIPSPKLIVADEPVSMVDASLRMSIVNLFRALRDDLKVSIIYITHDLATAYYISDRVIIMQKGEVIEAGNARAVLDNPTHPYSIALKNAVLPPDPKTAAAAIRQRRALVEGV from the coding sequence ATGAGCCACAACCTGCTCGAACTCGACCACGTCACCAAGCGCTATGGCGTAGGCGGCCTCTTCTCCCGCCAGTCCATCACCGCCGTCAACGATGTCAGCTTCTCGCTGGCCAGTGACACGCCGGAAATCTTCGCCATTGTCGGCGAATCCGGCAGCGGCAAATCCACCATGGCCAAGATGATCCTGGGCAATGAAGTGCCCGATGGCGGGCGCCTGGTCTTCGACGGCACCGATATCGGCACCATCCGCACCCGCGCCCAGCGCGAGGCCTTCATGACGCGGGTGCAGCCGGTGTTCCAGAACCCCTTCGAGGCGTTCAACCCGCTCACCCATGTCGATACCTATCTCTACGCCACCGCCCGCCGCTTCACCGGCGCCGACACCAGGGCGCAACAGGAGATCAAAGCCGACGAAGCCCTGCAACGCGTCGGCCTGTCCCTTGCCGAACTCAAGGGCCGCTTCTCCCACGAACTCTCCGGCGGCCAACTCCAACGCGTCGCCGTCGCCCGCGCCCTGATCCCATCCCCCAAACTGATCGTCGCCGACGAACCCGTCTCCATGGTCGACGCCAGCCTGCGCATGTCCATCGTCAACCTCTTCCGCGCCCTCCGCGACGATCTGAAGGTGTCGATCATCTACATCACCCATGACCTGGCGACGGCCTATTACATCTCCGACCGCGTCATCATCATGCAAAAAGGCGAAGTCATCGAAGCCGGCAACGCCCGGGCCGTGCTGGATAACCCGACACATCCCTATTCCATCGCGCTGAAAAACGCCGTGCTGCCGCCAGACCCAAAAACGGCCGCTGCAGCGATCCGGCAGAGACGAGCGTTGGTCGAGGGCGTGTAG
- a CDS encoding N-formylglutamate amidohydrolase, translating to MTESATDLSPVHLFPPATALWTLERGISPIIGTAIHNGHHVRPEALDRMALDEAGRLREEDPFTAYAILDVPNQIVFHRSRFEIDLNRARDGSVYLRPEQSWGLQVWQEPPSPAIIARSLRIHDAYYAMLRQTLAGIEADHGQFVLLDVHSYNHRRAGPDDPPTDPDQAPDINIGTFSMDRERWGHILDPLMEILGSLRFRGRFMDVRENVAFEGKGEQTRFVHQNFPLTGCAIAIEFKKFFMDEWTGEPDLEALDAIRATIAAAIPMLETALEAGR from the coding sequence ATGACCGAATCAGCGACCGATCTCAGCCCGGTCCACCTCTTCCCGCCCGCCACAGCCCTGTGGACGCTGGAGCGCGGCATTTCGCCCATTATCGGCACGGCCATCCACAATGGTCATCATGTCCGCCCCGAGGCGCTCGATCGCATGGCGCTCGACGAGGCCGGTCGCCTGCGCGAGGAAGACCCGTTCACGGCCTACGCCATTCTCGATGTGCCCAACCAGATCGTCTTCCACCGCTCCCGCTTTGAAATCGATCTCAACCGGGCCCGCGATGGCTCGGTTTACCTGCGGCCCGAGCAATCCTGGGGGCTGCAGGTCTGGCAGGAGCCGCCATCGCCGGCCATCATCGCGCGCTCCCTGCGCATTCATGACGCCTATTATGCCATGCTGCGCCAGACCCTGGCCGGCATCGAGGCCGACCATGGCCAGTTCGTCTTGCTCGACGTCCACAGCTACAATCATCGCCGCGCCGGCCCGGACGACCCCCCCACCGATCCCGACCAAGCCCCCGACATCAATATCGGCACCTTTTCCATGGATCGCGAGCGCTGGGGACACATTCTCGATCCCCTCATGGAAATTCTGGGCAGCCTGCGCTTCCGCGGTCGCTTCATGGACGTCCGCGAGAATGTGGCTTTCGAGGGGAAGGGCGAACAGACCCGTTTCGTCCACCAGAATTTCCCGCTGACCGGCTGCGCCATTGCCATCGAATTCAAGAAATTCTTCATGGACGAATGGACCGGGGAACCCGACCTTGAAGCGCTCGACGCCATACGTGCCACCATCGCCGCCGCCATCCCCATGCTCGAAACCGCGCTGGAGGCGGGGCGATGA
- a CDS encoding ABC transporter ATP-binding protein, translated as MAETTSPPVLSVHDLKVEIGGRKIINGMSFEAHRGEILGLIGPSGSGKSVTMRAIVRLLPSTGEIRILGRNYAELDREERVATQRNWGILFQQGALFSSLSVLENIEFPMREHLHLSSTLRRDIARIKLDLVGLPAKAAQLYPSELSGGMIKRAALARALALDPQILFLDEPTAGLDPIGAGKFDELIVTLRDTLDLTVLMVTHDLDSLATACDRIVALADGKLLLAGTMAEMRASTHPWLRDYFHGPRAHGLEG; from the coding sequence ATGGCGGAAACCACCTCCCCACCCGTATTGAGCGTGCACGATCTCAAGGTCGAGATTGGCGGCCGCAAGATCATCAACGGCATGAGCTTTGAGGCCCATCGCGGGGAAATCCTGGGGCTGATCGGCCCCTCGGGTTCGGGCAAGTCCGTCACCATGCGCGCCATTGTCCGCCTCCTGCCCAGCACCGGCGAGATCCGCATTCTGGGTCGCAACTATGCTGAACTCGACCGCGAGGAACGCGTCGCCACCCAGCGCAACTGGGGCATTCTGTTCCAGCAGGGGGCGCTCTTCTCCTCGTTGAGTGTTCTGGAAAACATCGAATTTCCTATGCGAGAGCACCTGCATCTGTCCTCCACGCTGCGCCGCGACATCGCCCGCATCAAGCTCGACCTGGTTGGCCTGCCGGCCAAGGCCGCCCAGCTTTATCCCTCCGAGCTTTCCGGCGGCATGATCAAGCGGGCTGCCCTGGCGCGCGCCCTGGCGCTCGATCCGCAGATTCTGTTCCTCGACGAGCCCACTGCCGGGCTCGACCCTATCGGGGCCGGCAAGTTCGATGAACTCATCGTTACTCTGCGCGACACGCTGGATTTGACGGTGCTTATGGTAACACACGATCTCGACAGCCTGGCGACCGCCTGCGACCGTATCGTGGCGCTGGCGGATGGCAAATTGCTGCTGGCGGGCACGATGGCAGAAATGCGGGCGAGCACGCATCCTTGGCTTCGCGACTATTTCCACGGGCCTCGTGCCCACGGCCTTGAAGGTTAG
- a CDS encoding MlaD family protein, with amino-acid sequence MENNANYAVVGVLATAVVAALFAFVYWFAAPTANIAQKPYDIVFTGTVSGIARGTDVLFNGIRIGQVSTVQLDPEDSNRVVARVEVDATAPVRADTKVMTGFQGLTGGGSVQLTGGTPGAGEPPIGPGRSAPTLYAQVSDFQSIIDGLSSSVNGASTAVARINTLLDDNDDKINTTLANIESFSTALAANSDGVQAALASIADAGKQIGPMADEIGSLSVKVSALVDAVPPEDVTKVVANITTFSDSLARNSDQIDKFFASTSVLSDNLTQLTEGLHSAVTVIDQVAAEVDPAIVGRVIANIDQFATSLGNNSENVDTIVANVTAVSDSLTRSVEKVDSILAQVDASVSSVEGQGLFNDLAEAAQSVRDLADQLNANTARIAAGLNDFTSRGLSEYTALAVDARGTLARLDRVVRNLENNPQGLIFGGETVREYTKQ; translated from the coding sequence ATGGAAAACAATGCCAATTACGCAGTCGTTGGAGTGCTGGCTACCGCGGTGGTCGCGGCGCTCTTTGCCTTCGTTTACTGGTTTGCGGCGCCCACGGCCAATATCGCCCAAAAGCCCTATGACATCGTCTTCACTGGCACTGTCAGCGGTATAGCCCGCGGCACCGACGTTCTCTTCAACGGCATCCGCATCGGCCAGGTCTCGACCGTCCAGCTCGATCCCGAGGATTCCAACCGCGTCGTGGCCCGCGTCGAAGTCGACGCCACCGCCCCCGTCCGCGCCGATACCAAGGTCATGACTGGCTTTCAGGGGCTGACCGGCGGCGGTTCGGTGCAATTGACCGGCGGCACTCCGGGCGCCGGCGAGCCGCCCATCGGCCCCGGCCGCTCGGCGCCCACCCTTTATGCCCAAGTGTCGGATTTCCAGTCGATCATTGATGGCCTCTCCTCCTCGGTCAATGGCGCCTCAACCGCCGTTGCTCGCATCAATACCCTGCTCGATGACAATGACGACAAGATCAACACCACCCTCGCCAATATCGAGAGCTTCAGCACTGCCCTGGCCGCCAATTCCGATGGTGTGCAGGCGGCCCTTGCCAGCATTGCCGATGCCGGCAAGCAGATCGGCCCCATGGCCGACGAGATCGGCTCGCTCTCGGTCAAGGTGAGCGCCCTGGTCGACGCCGTCCCGCCTGAGGACGTGACTAAGGTGGTGGCCAATATCACCACCTTCTCCGATAGCCTGGCGCGCAATTCCGATCAGATCGACAAGTTCTTCGCCAGCACTTCGGTGCTCTCGGACAATCTTACCCAGCTGACCGAAGGCCTGCACAGCGCCGTCACCGTCATCGATCAGGTTGCGGCCGAGGTCGATCCAGCCATTGTCGGCCGCGTCATCGCCAATATCGATCAGTTCGCCACCTCGCTTGGCAACAATTCGGAAAATGTCGATACCATCGTCGCCAATGTGACCGCGGTTTCCGACTCGCTGACCCGTTCGGTTGAAAAGGTCGATTCCATCCTGGCCCAGGTCGATGCGTCCGTATCGAGCGTGGAAGGGCAGGGGCTGTTCAACGATCTGGCGGAGGCCGCCCAATCGGTGCGCGACCTGGCCGATCAGCTCAACGCCAATACGGCGCGCATCGCTGCGGGATTGAACGATTTCACCTCCCGCGGGTTGTCCGAATATACTGCGCTTGCCGTCGATGCCCGTGGCACGCTCGCGCGGCTTGACCGGGTGGTGCGCAACCTGGAAAACAATCCGCAAGGACTCATCTTTGGGGGAGAGACCGTTCGTGAATACACCAAGCAATAA
- the uxuA gene encoding mannonate dehydratase produces MLQSWRWFGPNDPVTLDQVRQAGASGIVTALHHIYDGRAWTPADIAERKAVVEAAGLVWSVCESIPIHTSIKLRRGPYRDYIDNWKVSLANLGRAGVPVVCYNFMPVVDWTRTDLRYVMPTTGLALRFDMAEFVAYDAFVLKRAGAEGDYAPELLAAAQAKLAGMSESAIATLETNIIAGLPGGEDSYDREGIRRRIAEFDDVSADDMRSNLVEFLKEVVPVAEEEGVRLGIHPDDPPFSLFGLPRVVSTAADMRSVLGAVDSTANGLSFCAGSLGSRADNDVVGMAREFASRINFVHLRNVSVEPDRSFNEAEHLGGDVNMVDMISILRAEERRREASGRADTVIPMRPDHGHLLADDIHKKTNPGYSLIGRLKGLAELRGIITAVDQLQGA; encoded by the coding sequence GTGCTTCAGTCTTGGCGGTGGTTTGGACCTAATGACCCGGTGACGCTCGATCAGGTGCGGCAGGCGGGGGCGAGCGGCATCGTCACGGCTCTGCATCACATTTACGATGGCCGGGCCTGGACGCCTGCCGATATTGCCGAACGCAAGGCCGTGGTGGAAGCAGCAGGGCTGGTCTGGTCGGTCTGCGAATCGATTCCGATCCACACCTCGATCAAGCTGCGCCGGGGGCCGTATCGCGACTATATCGACAATTGGAAGGTGAGCCTGGCCAATCTCGGGCGCGCCGGAGTGCCGGTGGTCTGCTACAATTTCATGCCGGTGGTGGACTGGACGCGCACTGACCTGCGCTATGTCATGCCCACCACGGGGCTGGCGCTGCGTTTCGACATGGCCGAGTTCGTCGCCTATGACGCCTTCGTGCTGAAGCGCGCCGGGGCCGAGGGCGATTATGCGCCCGAGCTGCTGGCGGCGGCGCAGGCCAAGCTGGCCGGAATGAGCGAGAGCGCCATTGCGACGCTCGAGACCAATATCATTGCCGGCCTGCCGGGCGGCGAGGACAGCTATGACCGCGAGGGCATCCGCCGGAGGATTGCTGAATTCGACGATGTCAGCGCCGATGACATGCGGTCCAACCTCGTGGAATTCCTCAAGGAAGTCGTGCCGGTGGCGGAGGAGGAAGGCGTGCGGCTGGGCATTCACCCCGATGATCCGCCGTTTTCGCTGTTCGGGCTGCCGCGCGTGGTTTCGACGGCAGCGGATATGCGCTCGGTGCTGGGGGCGGTGGATAGCACTGCCAATGGGCTATCGTTCTGTGCGGGATCGCTGGGATCGCGGGCCGATAATGACGTGGTGGGCATGGCGCGCGAATTCGCCAGCCGGATCAATTTCGTGCATTTGCGCAATGTCAGCGTCGAGCCGGACCGCTCGTTCAACGAGGCCGAGCATCTGGGCGGCGATGTCAACATGGTCGATATGATCAGCATTTTGCGGGCCGAGGAGCGGCGGCGGGAGGCGAGCGGACGGGCCGATACGGTTATTCCGATGCGGCCCGACCATGGGCATCTGCTGGCCGACGACATCCACAAGAAGACCAATCCGGGCTATTCGCTGATCGGTCGGCTCAAGGGGCTGGCGGAACTGCGCGGGATTATTACGGCGGTGGATCAGCTGCAGGGGGCGTGA
- a CDS encoding flavohemoglobin expression-modulating QEGLA motif protein — protein MSAKPAGLREKVSAALDAGTPIRLDLGNGSRLHIDRPMPFLCVHLARRSQPAARDIAMANAAYLIVRNLGEAVTVIRLVGEQMQARFGAFLLLDVGELARDQLAKDSPYLPPFELGLSAPDDAVAQAALSAFVGSVEAVTNKFRVPRIAKHALAGDPHASLARRVPMFPTLTVRFAPIYRVSGSKTFYPALRERVVANIFDAGLQAAASFAAATTKLALPSHRALGRQVFIDAVGRADKAMDEVAQSFDFLLAVTPINAEAAWAQFKEGGYHRAPNFLYRPLAIAPDRQKKALFSIALDHFEDPVLTQLYREKQQELDLQLSLLAARETRRFVELGRALYGSVEPPLLAMAQSILDTTAKRAGRKDTEPDTADHAFVERKAQAMIATYASQYDAFAATIELRDDLPAGLMVTNGRLLISRSTTMARQRVEALLSHEVGVHLLTYYNGSAQGLRLFRSGLAGYEGAQEGLAVLAEYLAGGMTVARLRLIAARVLACAAMLDGATFQDNFRLLTKDLGFPLQAAFNLALRVHRGGGLAKDAIYLRGLLEILKHLEGGGALEPFWMGKIAATHFAVMQELNTRGLLKGPRLIPEFLSIKGAEERLAKARSGLAPIDLIAR, from the coding sequence ATGAGTGCCAAGCCGGCCGGCCTGCGGGAAAAGGTCAGTGCCGCGCTGGACGCCGGCACGCCTATTCGCCTCGATCTCGGCAATGGTAGCCGGCTCCATATCGATCGGCCCATGCCTTTTCTCTGCGTCCACCTCGCGCGCCGCAGCCAGCCGGCCGCCCGTGACATCGCCATGGCCAATGCCGCCTATCTCATCGTGCGCAATCTCGGCGAAGCGGTCACGGTCATCCGTCTTGTGGGCGAACAGATGCAGGCCCGCTTTGGCGCCTTCCTGCTGCTCGATGTCGGCGAATTGGCGCGCGATCAGCTCGCCAAGGACTCCCCCTATCTACCGCCATTCGAGCTGGGGCTGTCGGCACCCGATGACGCGGTGGCGCAGGCGGCGCTTTCGGCTTTTGTCGGCTCGGTCGAGGCCGTGACCAATAAATTCCGCGTGCCGCGCATCGCCAAGCATGCTTTGGCCGGCGATCCCCATGCCAGTCTCGCCCGCCGGGTGCCCATGTTCCCCACGCTCACCGTGCGCTTCGCGCCCATCTACCGCGTCTCCGGCTCCAAGACCTTCTATCCCGCTCTCCGCGAACGGGTCGTCGCCAATATCTTCGATGCAGGCCTGCAGGCCGCGGCCAGCTTTGCCGCCGCCACCACCAAATTGGCCTTGCCCAGCCACCGCGCCCTTGGCCGGCAGGTTTTCATCGATGCCGTTGGCCGGGCAGATAAAGCAATGGACGAGGTGGCCCAATCCTTCGATTTCCTGCTCGCCGTGACGCCCATCAATGCCGAGGCCGCCTGGGCGCAGTTCAAGGAAGGCGGCTATCACCGGGCACCCAATTTCCTCTATCGCCCCCTGGCCATAGCGCCCGACAGGCAGAAAAAGGCGCTGTTTTCGATAGCGCTCGACCATTTTGAAGACCCGGTCCTGACCCAGCTCTATCGCGAAAAGCAGCAGGAGCTCGATCTGCAACTCTCCCTGCTCGCTGCCCGCGAAACACGGCGCTTCGTCGAGCTTGGCCGTGCGCTTTACGGCTCGGTCGAACCGCCACTCCTGGCCATGGCGCAATCCATTCTCGATACCACCGCCAAGCGGGCGGGCCGCAAAGACACCGAGCCCGATACCGCCGACCATGCCTTTGTCGAACGCAAGGCGCAGGCGATGATCGCCACCTATGCCAGCCAATACGACGCCTTCGCCGCCACCATCGAGTTGCGCGACGACCTGCCGGCTGGCCTCATGGTCACCAATGGGCGCCTGCTGATTTCGCGCAGCACCACCATGGCGCGCCAACGCGTCGAGGCCCTGCTCAGCCATGAAGTGGGCGTCCATCTGCTCACCTATTACAACGGCTCCGCCCAGGGCCTGCGCCTGTTCCGCTCGGGCCTTGCCGGCTACGAAGGCGCCCAGGAAGGGCTGGCCGTACTGGCCGAATATTTGGCCGGCGGCATGACCGTCGCCCGGCTGCGCCTGATCGCCGCGCGCGTCCTGGCCTGTGCCGCCATGCTCGATGGCGCGACTTTCCAGGACAATTTCCGCCTCCTGACCAAGGATCTCGGCTTTCCCCTCCAGGCCGCCTTCAATCTGGCCCTGCGCGTCCATCGCGGCGGGGGCCTCGCCAAGGACGCCATCTATCTGCGCGGCCTGCTCGAAATCCTCAAGCACCTCGAAGGCGGCGGCGCGCTCGAGCCGTTCTGGATGGGCAAGATCGCCGCCACCCATTTTGCCGTCATGCAGGAACTCAATACCCGTGGCCTGCTCAAGGGGCCGCGGCTCATTCCCGAATTCCTGTCCATCAAGGGCGCCGAAGAACGTCTGGCCAAAGCCCGTTCCGGCCTCGCCCCCATCGATCTCATCGCGCGCTAG
- a CDS encoding ABC transporter permease: MFKVLFDLLRYNREFLLGTLLILIILALIACSFFAPYGENDIYVVIPDMPPSAEYWLGTNSRGQEIFWQLAISMRNTLMFGIVVAAISRVIAIVVGLVSGYIGGRTDQIIMAINDTLGALPNIPILLLLVFVLRDQMTWPVLALTAALLGWTHDSRLIRSVALSLRTREFTRHAAFSGMRTGQILFREHLPYVMPIVFFTTMNNLIWAIGLEVTLSILGFSDINRPTIGGMIYWANAHSAMVAGIWWWIAVPMIFVVILFLGLFLLAMSVNEYIDPRSRLARMGA, encoded by the coding sequence ATGTTCAAAGTCCTCTTCGATCTGCTGCGCTACAATCGCGAGTTCCTCTTGGGAACCCTGCTGATCCTGATCATCCTCGCGCTGATCGCCTGCTCCTTCTTCGCCCCCTATGGCGAAAACGACATCTATGTGGTGATCCCCGACATGCCCCCCTCGGCCGAATACTGGCTGGGCACCAATTCCCGCGGCCAGGAAATTTTCTGGCAACTCGCCATCTCCATGCGCAACACCCTGATGTTCGGCATAGTCGTCGCCGCCATCAGTCGCGTCATCGCCATCGTCGTCGGCCTCGTCTCGGGCTATATCGGCGGCCGCACCGACCAGATCATCATGGCCATCAACGACACGCTGGGCGCGCTCCCCAACATCCCAATCCTGCTGTTGCTGGTCTTCGTGCTGCGCGACCAGATGACCTGGCCAGTCCTGGCGCTCACCGCGGCTCTGCTCGGCTGGACCCATGATAGCCGCCTGATCCGCTCGGTCGCCCTGTCCCTGCGCACCCGCGAATTCACCCGCCACGCCGCCTTTTCCGGCATGCGCACCGGCCAGATCCTGTTCCGCGAACATCTGCCCTATGTCATGCCCATCGTCTTCTTCACCACCATGAACAACCTCATCTGGGCCATTGGCCTCGAGGTCACGCTCTCCATCCTGGGCTTTTCCGACATCAACCGCCCCACCATTGGCGGCATGATCTATTGGGCCAATGCCCACTCCGCCATGGTCGCCGGCATCTGGTGGTGGATCGCCGTGCCGATGATCTTCGTGGTCATCCTGTTCCTCGGCCTGTTCCTGCTCGCCATGTCCGTCAACGAATATATCGACCCCCGCAGCCGCCTCGCGCGCATGGGAGCCTGA
- a CDS encoding ABC transporter ATP-binding protein — MTETLLAERPAVTNRDVLTIKDLKAYYINEHFGVRREVRAVDGIDLTVRRNEVYGIAGESSSGKTSLIKTLAGAIRPPMRVVEGTVKFDFGGKHIDVYAEPAKMQAARWQHLSYIMQGSMSVLNPVRRIKRAFNNFAYRHMGLDSAAFRHRVESHLQRLGLDPSVLEAFPHQLSGGMRQRVTIALATVCEPEFIIADEPTTALDVLVQQDVLGLIKEVQGRLGSSVVFVTHDMSVHAAITDRLAIMYAGRLAEEGPTQALFDNPQHPYTAHLIASLPRIGDISTRKSLAGKPPSLANPPSGCRFHPRCPIAIDRCSKEVPQMLPSTTGGRVACFRAGEISVQ; from the coding sequence ATGACTGAAACTCTCCTCGCTGAACGACCCGCTGTGACCAATCGAGACGTCCTCACCATCAAGGACCTCAAGGCCTATTACATCAACGAGCATTTCGGCGTCCGCCGCGAAGTCCGCGCCGTAGATGGCATCGATCTCACCGTCCGCCGCAACGAGGTCTATGGCATTGCCGGGGAATCCTCCTCGGGCAAGACCTCGCTGATCAAGACCCTGGCCGGCGCCATTCGTCCGCCCATGCGCGTGGTCGAGGGGACAGTCAAATTCGATTTCGGCGGCAAGCATATCGATGTCTATGCCGAGCCCGCCAAGATGCAGGCCGCCCGCTGGCAACATCTGAGCTACATCATGCAGGGCTCGATGAGCGTGCTGAACCCGGTCCGCCGCATCAAGCGTGCCTTCAACAATTTCGCCTATCGCCACATGGGCCTCGACTCCGCCGCCTTCCGCCACCGCGTCGAAAGCCACCTCCAGCGCCTCGGCCTTGATCCCAGCGTCCTCGAAGCCTTCCCCCACCAGCTGTCCGGCGGCATGCGCCAACGCGTCACCATCGCCCTGGCCACCGTCTGCGAACCCGAATTCATCATCGCCGACGAACCCACCACTGCCCTCGACGTGCTGGTGCAGCAAGACGTGCTCGGCCTGATCAAGGAAGTGCAGGGGCGCCTGGGCTCATCAGTAGTCTTTGTCACCCACGACATGTCCGTCCACGCCGCCATCACCGACCGCCTCGCCATCATGTATGCGGGCCGCCTGGCGGAGGAGGGGCCCACCCAGGCCCTGTTCGACAATCCGCAACACCCCTACACCGCCCACCTCATCGCCAGCCTCCCCCGCATTGGCGATATTTCCACCCGCAAGAGCCTGGCCGGCAAGCCGCCCAGCCTCGCCAATCCACCATCTGGCTGCCGCTTCCATCCGCGCTGCCCCATCGCCATCGATCGCTGTTCCAAGGAGGTGCCGCAAATGCTGCCCAGCACCACTGGCGGCCGCGTCGCCTGTTTCCGGGCCGGGGAGATATCGGTGCAATGA
- a CDS encoding ABC-type transport auxiliary lipoprotein family protein produces the protein MSLARRSFMVGGASVLALGLAGCFGVRAPVTYDLGSVDGLNTRRRSSRVVVITVPKTVQTYDSQRVVVRDAGNVLSYLPEAQLSDTLPRLVQTRLLQTFEASNFPNVGRPDDQLRVDVTLATELRAFEIDVGKGGQATVTINAKLVDEQRGAIFASQVFSASRPGVVEPAVAAIAALDGALADVMGQILVWTARNA, from the coding sequence ATGAGCCTCGCACGACGTTCGTTCATGGTTGGTGGGGCTTCGGTCCTGGCCCTGGGTCTGGCTGGCTGTTTTGGCGTTCGCGCCCCGGTCACCTACGATCTGGGCAGTGTGGATGGCCTCAACACCCGCCGCCGCTCGTCCCGCGTGGTGGTCATTACCGTGCCCAAGACAGTGCAGACCTATGATTCCCAGCGCGTCGTCGTCCGCGATGCCGGCAATGTGCTGAGCTATCTGCCCGAAGCACAATTGTCCGATACCTTGCCGCGCCTGGTGCAGACCCGGCTGCTGCAAACCTTCGAAGCCAGCAATTTCCCCAATGTCGGCCGCCCTGACGATCAGCTGCGTGTCGATGTGACGCTGGCGACAGAATTGCGCGCTTTCGAGATCGATGTGGGCAAGGGTGGCCAAGCCACTGTCACCATCAATGCCAAATTGGTCGATGAGCAGCGCGGCGCCATTTTCGCCAGCCAGGTCTTCTCTGCCTCCCGTCCCGGTGTGGTCGAGCCCGCAGTCGCCGCCATCGCTGCCCTTGATGGCGCCCTGGCCGATGTCATGGGCCAGATTCTGGTCTGGACCGCCCGCAACGCGTAA
- a CDS encoding ABC transporter permease translates to MARQTTIETSATGGSLIRCSGDWTSATARSLERELADLALPGAETAPVQLDLDGIGRLDTVGAWLLGNFRHRLGDGRVEFVGGTEQHKHLLDRIGDNPLEQVAPPSHPNFLVYPFDQLGRALIGAGQDIFDANVVQGRIITAFARTLSFQAPLRFPSFVNQFEQIVLRAIPIVALISLVVGAIITQQTILQLRNFGAVILVVDLAAILMFREIGVLLAAIMVAGRSGSAITAEIGSMRMREEFDALQVMGVDPYQALLLPRVVALVVGLPLLAFIGAMSGLVGAAIVSLVYGDIPFDIFIGRLQDAMSIKSVIVGMVKAPFMAFLVGLIASIEGLKVEGSSESLGRRTTSSVVKSIFIVIVADGLFAVFFAAVGI, encoded by the coding sequence ATGGCACGGCAGACCACTATCGAAACCAGCGCGACCGGCGGATCACTGATCCGTTGTTCCGGCGATTGGACGTCGGCCACCGCCCGGTCCCTGGAACGTGAGCTGGCCGATCTGGCGCTGCCCGGAGCAGAAACCGCTCCTGTTCAGCTTGATCTCGATGGCATTGGCCGGCTCGATACAGTGGGCGCGTGGCTGCTGGGCAATTTCCGTCATCGGCTGGGTGACGGCCGTGTCGAATTTGTCGGGGGCACCGAACAGCATAAACACCTGCTCGACCGCATAGGTGATAACCCGCTCGAACAGGTCGCACCCCCCAGCCATCCCAATTTCCTGGTCTATCCGTTCGACCAGCTTGGCCGCGCGCTCATCGGCGCGGGACAGGATATTTTCGACGCCAATGTCGTGCAGGGCCGCATCATCACGGCCTTTGCGCGCACCCTTTCTTTCCAGGCGCCGCTGCGTTTCCCCAGCTTTGTCAATCAGTTCGAGCAGATCGTTCTGCGCGCCATCCCGATTGTGGCGCTGATTTCGCTGGTCGTCGGAGCCATCATCACCCAGCAGACCATTCTGCAGCTGCGCAATTTCGGCGCCGTGATTCTGGTTGTCGATCTGGCCGCCATCCTGATGTTCCGCGAAATCGGCGTCCTGCTCGCCGCCATCATGGTGGCCGGCCGGTCCGGCTCCGCCATCACCGCCGAAATCGGCTCCATGCGCATGCGCGAGGAATTCGATGCCCTTCAGGTCATGGGTGTCGATCCCTATCAGGCGCTCCTGCTGCCCCGCGTCGTGGCGCTCGTTGTCGGGCTGCCCCTGCTGGCCTTTATCGGCGCCATGTCCGGCCTGGTTGGCGCGGCCATCGTCTCGCTGGTCTATGGCGACATTCCCTTCGATATTTTCATCGGTCGCCTGCAGGATGCGATGAGCATCAAAAGCGTGATCGTGGGCATGGTCAAGGCGCCGTTCATGGCGTTTCTCGTGGGGCTTATTGCCTCGATCGAGGGGCTCAAGGTCGAAGGCTCGTCCGAATCGCTGGGCCGCCGCACCACCTCATCGGTGGTGAAGTCGATCTTCATCGTCATCGTCGCGGACGGCCTCTTTGCGGTGTTCTTCGCCGCGGTGGGGATTTAG